The Metabacillus sediminilitoris genome window below encodes:
- a CDS encoding VWA domain-containing protein, with protein MAKGHLKQILLLTDGCSNHGEDPIAMAALAGEQGITVNVIGIVEENVIDQEAIQEIEGIAMSGGGVHQLVYAHQLSQTVQTVTRKAMTQTLQGVVNKELQQILGKHTSMEELPPEKRGEVMEVVDELGETISLDILVLVDTSASMKPKLPTVKEALFDLSISLNSRIGDNQFAVSVFPGKKDEVEMVLDWTPKLESLSSIFPKLSTGGITPTGPAIKDAIQHFQKKRSLRSLLRNEDEYYDESGM; from the coding sequence ATGGCAAAGGGTCATTTGAAGCAAATTTTATTATTAACTGACGGTTGTTCAAATCATGGGGAAGATCCAATTGCAATGGCTGCCTTAGCGGGGGAACAGGGCATTACAGTGAATGTAATTGGTATAGTAGAAGAAAACGTTATTGATCAAGAGGCAATTCAGGAGATTGAAGGGATTGCGATGTCTGGTGGCGGTGTTCATCAACTTGTATATGCTCATCAATTATCTCAAACAGTACAGACGGTAACTAGAAAAGCAATGACACAAACGCTTCAAGGTGTCGTTAATAAAGAGTTGCAGCAAATACTTGGGAAGCATACGTCTATGGAAGAATTACCACCTGAAAAACGGGGTGAAGTCATGGAGGTTGTTGATGAATTAGGGGAAACTATCTCATTGGATATTCTCGTTTTGGTAGATACAAGTGCTAGTATGAAGCCTAAGCTTCCTACTGTGAAAGAAGCACTATTTGATCTCTCTATCAGTCTTAATTCAAGAATCGGGGATAATCAATTCGCCGTTTCAGTATTTCCTGGGAAAAAGGATGAAGTAGAAATGGTCCTTGATTGGACACCAAAGCTTGAATCGCTTTCTTCCATTTTTCCTAAGTTATCAACTGGCGGGATTACCCCAACAGGTCCAGCCATAAAGGATGCGATTCAGCATTTTCAGAAGAAGCGGTCTTTAAGGAGTTTATTAAGAAATGAAGATGAATACTATGATGAATCAGGCATGTAA
- the pabB gene encoding aminodeoxychorismate synthase, component I yields the protein MQQRRTSLSINIDYHGDFFDQYKFLTKDEDQHAFLESGRGGRYSIAGIKPIATVKGKNHQLMVTDRLGTRVLEGEPLDLFYEWFRGFQTQTDPHLPDFQGGAIGFISYDCVRHFEKLPNRAEDDLDTPDLYFLLFDDIAIFDHHTSKLWLITHYYQEQEKQSAEATLLQMQEKWTCEQKLENQSYAVPNLNDQAPITFSKDSFIQAVEKIKEYIAQGDVFQVNLSVRQHFNLENHPLKIYEALRKINPSPYMAYLHFPEFQIVSGSPELLVKKHGDLVSTRPIAGTRSRGKDEEEDTKLANELIENEKERAEHVMLVDLERNDLGRVCEYGSVHVNEFMVIEKYSHVMHIVSNVQGTLKKDANYADIIKSTFPGGTITGAPKVRTMEIIEELEPTRRGIYTGSIGWIGFDGNMELNIVIRTLFAKDGFGYVQAGAGIVIDSNPEYEYKESLKKARAMVKAIELSKEEKILG from the coding sequence ATGCAGCAGAGAAGGACATCTTTAAGCATTAATATTGATTATCACGGCGACTTTTTTGACCAATACAAGTTCTTGACAAAAGATGAAGACCAGCATGCCTTTTTAGAAAGTGGTCGTGGTGGCAGGTATAGCATTGCTGGTATTAAGCCAATTGCAACAGTTAAAGGCAAGAATCATCAGCTTATGGTTACAGATCGTCTCGGCACGAGAGTATTGGAAGGAGAGCCGCTTGATCTTTTTTATGAATGGTTTAGGGGATTTCAAACTCAAACTGATCCTCACTTGCCAGATTTTCAAGGTGGAGCAATTGGATTTATTAGCTATGATTGTGTTAGGCACTTTGAAAAACTACCAAATCGAGCGGAAGATGATTTAGACACACCTGATCTGTATTTTTTATTATTTGATGACATTGCTATTTTCGATCATCATACTTCTAAGCTTTGGCTTATTACTCATTATTATCAAGAACAGGAAAAACAAAGTGCTGAAGCTACATTGCTGCAAATGCAGGAGAAATGGACTTGTGAGCAGAAATTAGAGAATCAATCTTATGCGGTACCTAATTTAAACGATCAAGCTCCGATCACATTTTCAAAAGATTCATTTATTCAAGCTGTTGAAAAAATTAAAGAATACATTGCACAAGGGGATGTATTTCAAGTTAATCTTTCAGTTAGGCAGCATTTCAATTTAGAGAACCATCCGCTTAAGATTTATGAGGCATTGCGAAAGATCAATCCTTCTCCTTATATGGCCTATTTACATTTTCCTGAATTTCAAATTGTAAGTGGGTCACCTGAATTGTTAGTGAAAAAGCATGGAGATCTTGTAAGTACACGTCCAATTGCAGGTACAAGGTCAAGAGGTAAGGATGAAGAAGAGGATACAAAGCTTGCGAATGAACTGATTGAGAATGAAAAAGAACGTGCAGAGCATGTAATGCTTGTTGATTTAGAAAGAAATGATTTAGGACGAGTTTGTGAATACGGATCCGTTCATGTAAATGAGTTTATGGTAATTGAAAAGTACTCACATGTTATGCATATCGTATCAAATGTACAAGGTACATTAAAAAAAGATGCAAATTACGCAGATATTATCAAATCAACCTTCCCAGGTGGTACAATTACAGGAGCACCTAAAGTAAGAACGATGGAGATTATTGAAGAGCTAGAGCCAACAAGGCGAGGAATTTATACCGGTTCAATCGGATGGATTGGCTTTGATGGAAACATGGAGCTTAATATCGTTATTCGTACTTTGTTTGCAAAAGATGGTTTTGGGTATGTTCAAGCTGGTGCAGGAATTGTCATCGATTCTAATCCAGAGTATGAATATAAAGAGTCACTAAAAAAAGCAAGAGCAATGGTTAAAGCCATTGAGCTGAGTAAAGAAGAGAAAATATTAGGCTGA
- the cysK gene encoding cysteine synthase A, translating to MPRVANSIHELIGETPIVKLNRLVDENSADVYLKLEYFNPGSSVKDRIGLAMIEAAEKNGNLKAGDTIIEPTSGNTGIGLAMVAAAKGFKAVLVMPDTMSLERRNLLRAYGAELVLTPGAEGMKGAIAKAEELAKENGYFMPQQFKNEANPEIHRLTTGQEIVSQMGDQLDAFVSGIGTGGTITGAGSVLKEKYPSIKIYAVEPTDSPVLSGGKPGPHKIQGIGAGFVPDVLNTNVYDEIIKVKNEEAYEASRRAGREEGILGGVSSGAAIFAALEVAKKLGKGKKVLAIIPDNGERYLSTPLFQYD from the coding sequence ATGCCACGCGTAGCAAATTCTATACACGAATTAATCGGTGAAACACCAATTGTAAAATTAAATAGACTTGTTGATGAAAACAGTGCTGATGTTTACTTGAAACTTGAATACTTTAATCCAGGAAGCAGTGTTAAAGATCGTATTGGTCTTGCAATGATTGAAGCTGCAGAAAAAAACGGCAACCTAAAAGCTGGGGATACGATCATTGAACCAACTAGTGGAAACACTGGAATCGGACTTGCAATGGTAGCAGCTGCGAAAGGTTTTAAAGCAGTATTGGTTATGCCTGACACAATGAGTTTAGAGCGTAGAAACTTGCTGCGTGCTTATGGAGCTGAGCTTGTTCTTACTCCTGGTGCTGAAGGTATGAAAGGTGCTATTGCTAAAGCAGAAGAGTTAGCAAAAGAAAACGGCTATTTTATGCCTCAACAATTCAAAAATGAAGCAAATCCTGAAATTCACCGTTTAACAACTGGTCAAGAAATTGTTTCTCAAATGGGAGACCAGCTTGATGCTTTCGTATCAGGTATTGGTACTGGTGGAACGATCACAGGTGCGGGTTCTGTTTTAAAAGAGAAATATCCATCTATTAAAATTTATGCAGTAGAACCAACAGATTCTCCAGTTCTTTCAGGAGGAAAACCAGGCCCTCATAAAATTCAAGGGATTGGCGCTGGATTTGTTCCAGACGTTTTAAATACCAATGTATATGATGAAATTATTAAAGTAAAAAATGAAGAAGCATACGAAGCATCTAGAAGAGCAGGAAGAGAAGAAGGTATCCTAGGTGGAGTATCATCTGGTGCAGCAATTTTCGCAGCTCTAGAAGTTGCAAAAAAACTTGGTAAAGGTAAGAAAGTATTGGCGATCATTCCTGATAATGGAGAGCGCTACTTAAGTACCCCATTATTCCAATACGATTGA
- the tilS gene encoding tRNA lysidine(34) synthetase TilS has protein sequence MEKFYALIQKHQLLEKGSTVVVGVSGGPDSLALLHLLVRIKDKWNLRLVCAHVDHMFRGEQSKEEMQFVLDFCKQHHIICEAKQIDVTAYAKKFHLSSQVAGRECRYTFFKELLDKYHSKCLALGHHGDDQVETILMRMVRGSTGMALAGIKVKRAFHNGYIIRPLLAYTKEQILSYCREQHLMPKFDPSNEKTNYTRNRFRKYVLPFLKKENPLVHERFQKFSETLLEDETYLQVLTKQHMNTVLKRKEKSLVEIDINRFKSLPLPLQRRGIQLILSYLYVHIPASLSSIHIESFLELLSQDHPSGSLDYPGGLKVIKSYQTCMFTFEHDDIKNFCFELEIPSVVHLQNGYKITCEIVKEPITFLKGNNSFLLIRKQLVGPLIVRTRKQGDKINLKGMNGRKKVKDIFIDEKIPLHNRNSWPIVEDGNGNILWIPGLKKSSFEAEYTDENEYVVLNYDEL, from the coding sequence GTGGAAAAATTTTATGCCCTTATCCAAAAGCATCAATTGCTTGAAAAAGGTTCTACAGTAGTTGTAGGTGTATCTGGAGGTCCTGATTCTTTAGCGCTTCTTCACTTATTAGTCCGAATAAAGGATAAATGGAACTTAAGGCTAGTTTGTGCACATGTTGATCATATGTTTAGAGGTGAACAATCAAAGGAAGAAATGCAGTTTGTCCTTGATTTTTGTAAGCAGCATCATATCATTTGCGAAGCAAAGCAAATCGATGTAACAGCATATGCGAAAAAGTTTCACCTAAGTTCTCAAGTAGCTGGAAGAGAATGCAGATATACATTTTTTAAAGAATTATTAGATAAATATCATTCAAAGTGTTTAGCTCTTGGTCATCATGGAGATGATCAAGTCGAAACGATTTTAATGAGAATGGTAAGAGGCAGTACGGGTATGGCACTAGCCGGAATAAAGGTAAAACGGGCGTTTCATAATGGGTATATTATTAGGCCGCTGCTTGCATATACGAAGGAACAAATTCTATCCTATTGTAGAGAACAACACTTGATGCCTAAGTTTGATCCGAGCAACGAAAAAACAAATTATACGAGAAATCGGTTTAGAAAATACGTACTTCCGTTTCTAAAAAAGGAAAATCCACTTGTACATGAAAGATTTCAAAAATTTAGTGAAACCTTATTAGAGGATGAAACGTATTTACAGGTATTAACGAAACAACATATGAATACAGTATTGAAAAGAAAAGAAAAGTCATTGGTGGAGATAGACATCAATCGTTTCAAAAGCCTACCTTTGCCTTTACAAAGAAGAGGGATTCAACTAATATTAAGTTATCTATATGTACATATTCCAGCTTCTCTTTCTTCAATACATATTGAGAGTTTTCTTGAATTACTCTCACAGGATCACCCTTCAGGTTCACTTGATTACCCAGGCGGGCTAAAAGTGATTAAATCATATCAAACTTGTATGTTTACCTTTGAACATGATGATATTAAGAACTTCTGTTTTGAGTTAGAGATCCCTTCCGTTGTTCATCTTCAAAATGGGTATAAAATCACATGTGAAATAGTAAAGGAACCAATTACATTCCTGAAAGGAAATAATTCCTTCTTACTAATTCGTAAACAGCTTGTCGGACCTTTAATCGTTCGAACAAGGAAACAAGGGGATAAAATCAATTTGAAGGGCATGAACGGTAGGAAAAAGGTAAAAGATATATTTATTGATGAAAAAATACCATTACACAACCGAAATTCTTGGCCTATAGTAGAAGATGGAAATGGGAACATTCTGTGGATTCCAGGTTTGAAAAAATCTAGTTTTGAGGCTGAATACACAGACGAGAATGAATATGTCGTATTAAATTATGATGAGTTATGA
- the hslO gene encoding Hsp33 family molecular chaperone HslO, with amino-acid sequence MTDYLIKALAYDNQVRAYAAKTTETVSEAQRRHQTWPTASAALGRSMTAGVMLGSMLKGNAKLTIKVEGGGPIGVILVDSNSKGEVRGYVTNPQTHFDLNEKGKLDVARAVGTEGNLTIVKDLGLKEHFSGQVPIVSGELGEDFTYYLVTSEQVPSSVGVGVLVNPDNTILASGGFIIQLLPGTDDETITKIEERLSQIEPISKLIQRGLTPEEILEEVLGHGDVKILEKQPVAFKCQCSKERIENAIVSLGAEEIQAMIDEDGQAEAHCHFCNEVYLLTREDLEELKKEAK; translated from the coding sequence ATGACGGATTATTTAATAAAGGCTTTGGCATATGATAATCAAGTAAGAGCATATGCAGCAAAAACGACAGAGACAGTTTCAGAGGCTCAAAGAAGACATCAAACATGGCCAACTGCTTCTGCTGCTTTAGGGCGATCAATGACTGCAGGTGTGATGCTTGGTTCGATGTTAAAAGGTAATGCGAAACTAACGATTAAGGTTGAGGGTGGCGGACCTATTGGGGTCATTTTAGTTGATAGTAATTCAAAAGGTGAAGTGCGGGGATATGTTACGAATCCGCAAACACACTTTGACTTGAATGAAAAAGGTAAACTTGATGTAGCTAGAGCGGTTGGAACAGAGGGGAATTTAACAATTGTAAAGGATCTTGGGTTAAAGGAGCATTTCTCAGGACAAGTTCCAATCGTGTCAGGTGAGCTTGGCGAGGACTTCACTTATTATTTAGTTACATCTGAACAAGTTCCATCTTCAGTAGGTGTTGGCGTTTTAGTCAATCCAGATAATACTATTTTAGCTTCAGGAGGATTCATCATCCAGCTATTACCTGGAACAGATGACGAAACAATAACGAAAATTGAAGAACGATTAAGTCAAATTGAACCTATATCAAAGTTGATTCAACGCGGCTTAACACCTGAGGAAATATTAGAAGAAGTACTCGGGCATGGGGATGTGAAAATATTAGAAAAACAACCAGTTGCCTTTAAATGTCAGTGTTCAAAAGAACGAATTGAAAATGCAATCGTTAGTCTTGGAGCGGAAGAAATTCAGGCTATGATCGACGAGGATGGGCAAGCTGAGGCACATTGCCATTTCTGTAATGAAGTTTATTTGCTAACGAGAGAGGATCTAGAAGAATTAAAGAAAGAAGCAAAATAA
- a CDS encoding type III pantothenate kinase → MILVLDVGNTNTVLGVYEKDVLKHHWRIETSRNKTEDEFGMVFKSLFEHENLSFNQIKGIIISSVVPPIMFALERMCQKYFDVKPLVVGPGMKTGLNIKYENPREVGADRIVNAVAGIEDYGSPLIIVDFGTATTYCYINEEKQYMGGAIAPGINISTEALYSRAAKLPRIEITRPDNIIGKNTVSAMQSGILYGYVGQVEGIVKRIKEQSKEIPRVIATGGLAPLIARESDCIDIVDPFLTLRGLHLIYERNTLS, encoded by the coding sequence TTGATTCTTGTATTAGATGTAGGAAATACTAATACTGTATTAGGTGTATATGAAAAAGATGTTTTAAAACATCATTGGAGAATAGAAACAAGCCGTAATAAAACGGAAGACGAATTTGGTATGGTGTTCAAAAGTCTTTTTGAACATGAAAATCTTTCTTTTAATCAAATTAAAGGAATTATAATATCATCTGTGGTACCACCAATCATGTTTGCGCTTGAAAGAATGTGTCAAAAGTATTTTGATGTAAAACCATTAGTTGTTGGACCAGGAATGAAAACAGGATTAAATATTAAGTATGAAAATCCTCGTGAGGTAGGGGCAGATCGAATCGTAAATGCTGTTGCTGGAATAGAAGATTATGGAAGTCCTCTTATCATAGTGGATTTTGGTACTGCTACTACATACTGTTACATCAATGAAGAAAAGCAATACATGGGTGGTGCAATTGCGCCGGGAATTAATATTTCTACTGAAGCACTATATTCGAGAGCTGCAAAACTGCCAAGAATAGAAATTACAAGACCAGATAACATTATTGGTAAGAACACGGTAAGTGCTATGCAGTCAGGTATTTTATATGGATATGTAGGACAAGTAGAGGGAATTGTTAAAAGAATAAAAGAGCAGTCAAAGGAAATACCAAGAGTTATTGCGACTGGCGGTTTAGCACCATTAATTGCCCGCGAATCAGACTGTATCGATATTGTAGACCCATTTTTAACATTAAGAGGTCTTCATCTTATTTATGAACGAAATACATTATCTTAA
- a CDS encoding protein kinase domain-containing protein, which translates to MKMNTMMNQACNLSSGTVIKGKWNGETYTIIRLLGQGATGNVYLADSKKGAVAIKLSENSMAITSEVNVLKHFSKVQGSSLGPSLLDVDDWKVDQQNILPFYVMEYVQGNNFLEFIRNRGIEWVDVLMLQLLTNLDQLHQQGWVFGDLKPDNLLITGPPPKIRCIDVGGTTIQGRSIKEFTEFFDRGYWGLGTRKAEPSYDLFSAAMIMINAAYPKRFTKKAELEGSAQLFEVIQQHPFLLKHNFVLQKALLGKYKSASEMKADYVHLLSSETKKERPRIKSYKTQKPSQHKTQSAKKSQPQVNKTRRQAKSAKKRKKTSGILETIVILVGVFIIYSLYVFHYLM; encoded by the coding sequence ATGAAGATGAATACTATGATGAATCAGGCATGTAATCTTTCTTCAGGAACTGTTATAAAGGGCAAGTGGAACGGTGAAACTTACACCATTATAAGACTGCTTGGGCAAGGGGCGACAGGCAATGTTTACTTAGCAGACAGCAAAAAAGGAGCTGTTGCAATAAAGCTGAGTGAAAACAGTATGGCGATTACCTCAGAGGTGAATGTGCTTAAGCATTTTTCTAAGGTCCAAGGTTCTTCACTTGGGCCTTCTTTACTTGATGTCGATGATTGGAAGGTAGATCAACAAAATATCCTACCCTTTTATGTGATGGAATATGTGCAAGGTAACAACTTCCTTGAATTTATTCGAAATAGAGGAATAGAGTGGGTGGACGTCTTAATGCTTCAGCTGCTAACCAATCTAGACCAACTTCATCAGCAGGGGTGGGTGTTCGGTGACTTAAAACCAGATAATCTTCTTATAACAGGACCACCGCCAAAAATCAGATGTATTGATGTAGGTGGTACGACAATACAAGGAAGGTCGATTAAGGAGTTTACTGAATTTTTTGATCGAGGCTATTGGGGATTAGGAACTCGAAAAGCTGAACCATCATATGATCTTTTTTCTGCCGCAATGATTATGATAAATGCAGCTTATCCTAAACGCTTTACAAAAAAGGCTGAACTCGAAGGAAGTGCACAATTATTTGAGGTTATTCAGCAACATCCCTTCTTACTAAAACATAATTTTGTTTTACAAAAGGCACTTTTGGGGAAATACAAGAGTGCAAGCGAAATGAAGGCAGACTATGTTCACCTGCTATCATCGGAAACGAAAAAGGAAAGACCAAGAATAAAATCCTATAAGACGCAAAAGCCTTCTCAACATAAGACCCAGTCGGCAAAAAAGTCGCAACCACAAGTTAATAAAACAAGAAGGCAAGCAAAAAGCGCAAAAAAGAGAAAAAAAACAAGTGGAATTTTGGAAACAATTGTGATTCTTGTTGGTGTTTTTATTATCTATTCTTTATATGTTTTTCACTACTTAATGTAG
- the hpt gene encoding hypoxanthine phosphoribosyltransferase, with amino-acid sequence MMRQDIEEILVTEEQIQEKVKELGQVLTKEYKDRFPLAIGVLKGAMPFMGDLLKNIDTYLEMDFMDVSSYGSSTVSSGEVKIIKDLDTSVEGRDILIIEDIIDSGLTLSYLVKLFRYRKAKSIKIVTLLDKPTGRKADIEADYVCFEVPDAFVVGYGLDYIEKYRNLPYIGVLKQEIYQ; translated from the coding sequence TTGATGAGACAAGATATTGAAGAAATCTTAGTAACAGAAGAACAAATTCAAGAAAAGGTGAAGGAGTTAGGGCAGGTTCTTACAAAAGAATATAAAGATCGTTTTCCCCTAGCTATTGGAGTACTTAAAGGTGCCATGCCTTTTATGGGTGATTTATTAAAAAATATTGATACATACTTAGAAATGGATTTTATGGATGTTTCTAGTTATGGTTCATCCACCGTTTCGTCAGGAGAAGTGAAGATAATAAAGGATCTCGACACTTCTGTTGAAGGTAGAGATATTCTAATCATTGAGGATATCATTGATAGTGGTTTGACATTAAGTTATTTAGTTAAATTATTCCGTTATCGTAAAGCAAAATCAATCAAGATTGTCACATTGCTTGATAAACCGACTGGAAGAAAAGCAGATATCGAAGCAGACTATGTATGCTTCGAAGTGCCAGATGCATTTGTCGTTGGCTATGGACTTGATTACATTGAGAAATATCGCAATCTTCCTTATATTGGAGTGTTAAAGCAAGAAATTTATCAGTAA
- the ftsH gene encoding ATP-dependent zinc metalloprotease FtsH — protein MNRIFRNTIFYLLIFLVIIGVVSFFTGSNPKTEQISYNTFISDLDKGNVTEMLVQPVRGVFEVRGKMKGYDEDETFVTYIPTEQGLERVDKAAEANNVKDLKIAPAEETSGWVTFFTSIIPFVIIFILFFFLLNQAQGGGSRVMNFGKSKAKLYNEEKKKVKFKDVAGADEEKQELVEVVEFLKDPRKFAELGARIPKGVLLVGPPGTGKTLLARAVAGEAGVPFFSISGSDFVEMFVGVGASRVRDLFENAKKNAPCIIFIDEIDAVGRQRGAGLGGGHDEREQTLNQLLVEMDGFGANEGIIIIAATNRPDILDPALLRPGRFDRQITVDRPDVTGREAVLKVHARNKPLDESVDLKAIAARTPGFSGADLENLLNEAALVAARQDKKKIDNTDLDEATDRVIAGPAKKSRVISKKERNIVAYHEAGHVIIGVVLDEADMVHKVTIVPRGQAGGYAVMLPKEDRYFMTKPELLDKITGLLGGRVAEEIIFGEVSTGAHNDFQRATGIARKMVTEYGMSEKLGPLQFGQAQGGQVFLGRDLHNEQNYSDAIAHEIDMEIQRFIKESYERARKILTENREKLELIAQTLLDVETLDAAQINSLVNTGKLPDRPVIINQNDQDEKSDDVKVNIQSKKDEEDSSEK, from the coding sequence ATGAATCGGATCTTCCGTAATACCATTTTTTATTTACTTATATTTTTAGTCATAATTGGGGTTGTAAGTTTCTTTACTGGCTCTAACCCTAAGACGGAACAAATTTCGTACAATACGTTCATTTCTGACTTAGATAAGGGAAATGTAACGGAAATGCTAGTGCAGCCTGTTCGTGGTGTGTTTGAAGTAAGAGGTAAAATGAAGGGTTATGATGAAGACGAAACCTTTGTTACATATATACCAACAGAACAAGGTTTAGAACGCGTTGATAAAGCTGCTGAGGCAAATAACGTAAAAGATTTGAAAATTGCTCCAGCTGAAGAAACAAGCGGGTGGGTGACATTTTTCACATCCATCATCCCATTTGTTATTATCTTTATTTTATTCTTCTTTTTGCTTAACCAAGCTCAAGGCGGCGGTAGTCGTGTCATGAATTTTGGAAAAAGTAAAGCGAAGCTATATAACGAAGAAAAGAAAAAAGTGAAGTTCAAAGATGTAGCAGGTGCTGATGAAGAAAAGCAAGAACTTGTTGAGGTTGTTGAGTTTTTAAAAGACCCGCGTAAATTTGCAGAATTAGGTGCAAGGATTCCTAAGGGTGTTTTATTAGTAGGACCTCCTGGTACAGGTAAAACTTTGCTTGCGAGAGCTGTTGCAGGTGAAGCCGGAGTACCGTTCTTCTCTATAAGCGGTTCTGATTTCGTAGAAATGTTTGTCGGTGTGGGTGCATCCCGTGTTCGTGATTTATTTGAGAATGCTAAAAAGAATGCTCCGTGTATTATATTTATAGATGAAATTGATGCAGTTGGACGTCAACGTGGTGCAGGTTTAGGTGGAGGACATGATGAGCGTGAACAAACACTTAACCAATTACTAGTTGAAATGGACGGCTTTGGAGCGAATGAAGGTATTATTATCATTGCGGCTACTAACAGACCTGACATTCTTGATCCGGCTTTACTACGTCCAGGACGCTTCGACCGTCAAATTACAGTTGATCGCCCGGATGTTACAGGCCGTGAAGCGGTACTAAAAGTACATGCACGTAATAAGCCTCTCGATGAATCTGTTGATTTAAAGGCTATAGCTGCTCGTACTCCTGGATTCTCAGGTGCTGACTTAGAGAACCTATTAAATGAGGCAGCATTAGTAGCTGCTAGACAAGATAAAAAGAAAATTGATAATACAGACCTTGATGAAGCAACAGACCGAGTTATTGCAGGTCCAGCTAAAAAGAGTCGGGTTATCTCTAAAAAAGAACGTAATATCGTGGCATATCACGAAGCAGGTCACGTTATCATCGGTGTTGTATTAGATGAGGCTGACATGGTTCACAAAGTAACAATTGTTCCTCGTGGTCAAGCAGGCGGATATGCTGTTATGCTTCCAAAGGAAGACCGTTACTTTATGACAAAGCCTGAGCTGTTAGATAAAATAACTGGCTTACTCGGTGGCCGTGTTGCTGAGGAAATTATATTTGGTGAAGTAAGTACTGGTGCTCATAACGATTTCCAACGAGCAACTGGCATTGCTAGAAAAATGGTTACAGAATACGGTATGAGTGAAAAACTCGGACCGCTGCAATTTGGTCAAGCACAAGGCGGTCAAGTGTTCTTAGGACGCGATCTTCATAATGAGCAAAACTATAGTGATGCGATTGCACATGAAATTGATATGGAGATCCAACGCTTCATTAAAGAAAGCTATGAACGTGCAAGAAAGATCTTAACGGAAAATCGTGAAAAGCTAGAATTAATAGCTCAAACATTGCTAGATGTTGAGACACTTGATGCAGCTCAAATTAACAGTCTTGTTAACACAGGAAAACTTCCTGATCGTCCGGTAATCATTAATCAAAACGATCAAGATGAAAAATCAGACGATGTGAAAGTAAATATTCAATCAAAAAAAGATGAAGAAGATTCTTCAGAAAAATAA
- a CDS encoding peptidyl-prolyl cis-trans isomerase yields the protein MSSKTLWSIIFGLVIINCLTVGFFFSKEQGAVPISSNGEMTETIATIGEETITREQWMAELESRFGKDTLRELVNIKVVEELAKKYDITVSDDVIERELAVYKSMYNPLDEEQAGNEEDWRQQIRYSILLEELLTRDVTIPEKEMKVFYENNQDLYNIAESFHLSQIIVKTEAEAMELLKELDGGSSFEALALEKSIDEFTANSGGDIGFVSKENEYVPTSYIEAAKQLSKGEWSEPIKVDNGYAVITLHEKLEGQTYSYEEVKEQIRRQIALEQMEGSVTVEPLWDEIGVSWFYGSNTEK from the coding sequence TTGAGCAGCAAAACTTTATGGAGTATTATTTTTGGATTGGTTATTATAAACTGCTTAACGGTTGGTTTTTTCTTTTCAAAGGAACAAGGTGCTGTTCCTATTTCAAGTAATGGTGAAATGACCGAAACAATTGCTACTATTGGGGAAGAAACAATAACGAGAGAACAATGGATGGCTGAATTAGAGTCGCGTTTTGGAAAAGATACATTACGTGAACTTGTTAATATTAAAGTTGTAGAAGAGCTTGCAAAAAAATATGATATTACAGTATCTGATGATGTAATCGAACGGGAATTAGCGGTTTATAAATCGATGTACAATCCATTAGATGAGGAACAGGCCGGAAACGAAGAAGATTGGAGACAACAAATCCGCTATAGCATATTACTAGAAGAATTACTTACACGTGATGTAACGATTCCTGAAAAGGAAATGAAAGTGTTCTATGAAAATAATCAAGATTTATATAACATAGCTGAATCGTTTCATTTATCTCAAATTATTGTGAAAACAGAAGCTGAAGCAATGGAGCTTTTAAAAGAGTTAGATGGTGGTTCTAGCTTTGAAGCCCTAGCTTTAGAAAAATCGATTGATGAGTTTACGGCTAATTCTGGCGGAGATATAGGCTTTGTTTCTAAAGAAAATGAATATGTTCCAACATCATATATTGAGGCTGCAAAACAGTTAAGTAAGGGCGAGTGGAGTGAGCCAATTAAAGTAGATAATGGTTATGCAGTTATTACCCTTCATGAAAAACTTGAGGGACAGACATACAGTTATGAGGAAGTCAAGGAACAGATTCGCAGACAAATTGCTCTGGAACAAATGGAAGGATCTGTAACGGTAGAGCCATTATGGGATGAAATTGGAGTATCTTGGTTTTATGGTTCAAATACAGAAAAATAG